One Triticum dicoccoides isolate Atlit2015 ecotype Zavitan chromosome 5B, WEW_v2.0, whole genome shotgun sequence genomic window carries:
- the LOC119305047 gene encoding pectinesterase inhibitor 8-like, translated as MGVNNAYGAIHDIERLLAKPDTDAKTKVALGQCQGLYDNMKFAFAGAYDEINGRNYAAGKEEAAKAIFLAHQCDDAFEKAAVPSPLKQRSLYSVQTAIVCTAITNLIK; from the coding sequence ATGGGCGTCAACAACGCCTATGGCGCCATCCACGACATCGAGCGCCTACTAGCGAAGCCGGACACGGATGCCAAGACGAAGGTGGCCCTTGGGCAATGCCAGGGGTTGTACGACAACATGAAGTTCGCGTTTGCCGGAGCCTACGATGAGATCAACGGCCGGAATTACGCCGCGGGGAAGGAGGAGGCCGCAAAGGCCATCTTCCTGGCACACCAGTGCGACGATGCCTTTGAAaaggccgccgtcccgtcgcctctCAAGCAACGTAGCCTCTACTCCGTGCAGACAGCGATAGTCTGCACAGCCATCACTAACCTTATCAAGTGA
- the LOC119307121 gene encoding glutathione S-transferase 4-like yields the protein MAPMKVYGWAVSPWMARVLVSLEEAGAEYELVSMSRNGGDHRRPEHLARNPFGEIPVVEDGDLTLYQSRAIARHILRKHKPRLLGAGSLEESAMVDVWVDVDAHQLEPVLKPIVWNCIINPFVGRDVDQGLVDESVEKLKKLLEVYEARLSSNKYLAGDFVSFADLTHFSFMRYFMATEHAVVLDAYPHVKAWWEALLARPSVKKVIAGMPPDFGFGSGRIP from the exons atggCGCCTATGAAGGTGTACGGCTGGGCGGTGTCGCCATGGATGGCGCGGGTCCTCGTCTCCCTGGAGGAGGCCGGCGCCGAGTACGAGCTCGTGTCCATGAGCCGGAACGGCGGCGACCACCGGCGGCCGGAGCACCTCGCCAGAAAC CCCTTCGGTGAGATCCCGGTGGTGGAAGACGGCGATCTGACGCTTTACC AATCCCGCGCCATTGCAAGGCATATTCTCCGCAAACACAAGCCCAGGCTTCTAGGAGCGGGCAGCCTCGAGGAGTCAGCGATGGTGGACGTATGGGTCGACGTGGATGCCCACCAGCTGGAGCCCGTACTCAAGCCCATCGTATGGAACTGCATCATCAACCCGTTTGTCGGGAGGGACGTCGATCAGGGCCTCGTCGATGAGAGCGTCGAGAAGCTGAAGAAGCTGCTGGAGGTGTACGAGGCGAGGCTGTCAAGCAACAAGTACTTGGCCGGGGATTTCGTCAGCTTCGCCGACCTCACCCATTTCTCCTTCATGCGCTATTTCATGGCGACGGAGCATGCAGTTGTGCTCGACGCGTATCCGCACGTAAAGGCATGGTGGGAAGCGTTGTTGGCAAGGCCATCGGTCAAGAAGGTGATAGCTGGCATGCCTCCGGATTTTGGGTTCGGAAGCGGGAGAATACCATGA